A window of Acinetobacter sp. TR3 contains these coding sequences:
- a CDS encoding type I restriction-modification system subunit M, producing MITGEIKSKIDQIWNAFWSGGISNPLEVMEQMTYLLFIRRLDEIQITKEKKANRLKKPVEHPIFTPEQDHLRWSKFITLGDAATLYSTVANEVFPFIKNLGAEDETTYSHHMKDARFTIPTPALLTKVVDLVADVPMDDKDTKGDIYEYMLGKIASAGQNGQFRTPRHIIKMIVELMQPKPTDTICDPACGTAGFLVAASEYLNDHYSTEIFANPEAAKRFSEETFFGYDFDSTMLRIGSMNMMLHGVENPRIENRDSLSETHSHIESKYSLILANPPFAGSLDNESCAKNIQAVVKTKKTELLFLALFLRLLKTGGRAAVIVPDGVLFGSSTAHKALRQKIVEEQKLEAIISMPSGVFKPYAGVSTAIMIFTKTMSGGTDKVWFYDMQADGYSLDDKRNELDASKHENNNIPDIIARFKNLEGEKDRKTTEQSFMVDKADIAANGYDLSINRYKEVVYEQVEYEAPSKILADLEVLEQDILKGMATLKELLK from the coding sequence TGAAATTCAGATTACAAAAGAGAAGAAAGCTAATCGTTTAAAGAAGCCTGTAGAACATCCAATTTTCACACCTGAGCAAGATCATTTACGTTGGTCGAAATTCATCACTTTGGGCGATGCTGCAACGCTATATAGCACCGTTGCGAATGAAGTCTTTCCGTTCATTAAGAATTTGGGTGCTGAAGACGAAACGACATATAGCCATCACATGAAGGATGCTCGTTTTACCATTCCTACACCTGCTCTTTTAACCAAAGTGGTGGATTTGGTTGCTGATGTGCCAATGGATGACAAAGATACAAAGGGTGATATTTACGAGTATATGCTCGGTAAGATTGCCTCAGCAGGTCAAAATGGTCAGTTCCGTACACCTCGCCATATCATCAAAATGATTGTAGAGCTGATGCAGCCGAAGCCAACTGATACCATTTGTGACCCTGCATGTGGTACAGCAGGCTTCCTTGTTGCTGCAAGTGAATACCTAAACGATCATTACTCTACTGAAATTTTTGCCAACCCTGAAGCAGCTAAACGCTTTAGTGAAGAAACTTTTTTTGGCTATGATTTTGACAGCACCATGCTTCGCATTGGTTCCATGAACATGATGCTGCACGGTGTAGAAAACCCACGTATTGAAAACCGTGATTCTTTGAGTGAAACGCATTCACATATTGAAAGTAAATACAGCCTGATTCTCGCCAATCCACCATTTGCAGGTAGTTTGGACAATGAAAGCTGTGCCAAGAATATTCAAGCTGTCGTAAAAACTAAAAAAACCGAATTACTCTTTTTGGCGTTGTTCTTACGTTTGCTGAAAACGGGCGGTCGTGCTGCGGTGATCGTGCCTGATGGTGTGCTCTTTGGTTCATCTACGGCACATAAGGCATTGCGTCAGAAGATTGTGGAAGAGCAAAAGCTTGAAGCGATTATTTCGATGCCTTCTGGTGTATTTAAGCCTTATGCTGGGGTTTCCACTGCCATTATGATTTTCACCAAAACCATGTCGGGCGGTACGGATAAAGTTTGGTTTTATGATATGCAGGCGGATGGTTACTCGCTGGATGATAAGCGTAATGAACTCGATGCGTCTAAGCATGAAAATAACAACATTCCTGACATCATTGCGCGTTTTAAAAACTTAGAGGGTGAAAAAGACCGTAAAACCACAGAGCAAAGCTTTATGGTGGATAAAGCCGATATTGCTGCCAATGGTTATGACCTGTCGATTAACCGTTATAAGGAAGTGGTGTATGAACAAGTGGAATATGAAGCCCCAAGTAAGATTTTGGCGGATTTAGAAGTGCTTGAGCAGGATATTTTAAAAGGAATGGCTACGCTTAAGGAGTTGTTGAAATGA